A genome region from Clostridium pasteurianum includes the following:
- a CDS encoding GNAT family N-acetyltransferase: MKYAYIKSYKDNDKMRTSLNELTEKTFGFNFENWYSNGFWGDKFIPHSLIDGDKVIANVSVSLMDFDLDGIEKHYIQIGTVMTDKNYRGQGLSHYLMEKVIDKYKENSDGIYLFGNDSVINFYPKFGFVRSKEYQYSKDVYSINNIKKIQQVDMSGKVKSKAFFNTVSNSISNDRFTMNNPGLIAFWTICSSSVYYLAEEDTYIIADAKGENLFIKQIIAGHKVNLETVINSFGNDIKKVTLGFTPYDATGYTIDEYREEDCTLFILGKDLENIENKKLIFPTLSHA, translated from the coding sequence ATGAAATACGCTTATATTAAATCTTATAAAGATAATGATAAAATGCGCACAAGCCTCAACGAATTAACTGAAAAGACTTTTGGTTTTAATTTTGAGAATTGGTATTCTAATGGGTTTTGGGGAGATAAGTTCATTCCACATTCATTGATAGATGGCGATAAAGTTATAGCCAATGTGTCTGTTAGTCTAATGGATTTTGATTTGGATGGTATAGAGAAACATTATATTCAAATAGGCACAGTTATGACAGATAAGAATTATCGTGGTCAAGGTTTGAGCCATTATCTTATGGAGAAGGTAATAGATAAGTATAAAGAAAACTCAGATGGAATATATTTATTTGGAAATGACAGTGTTATAAATTTTTATCCTAAGTTCGGTTTTGTAAGAAGCAAAGAATATCAGTATAGCAAAGATGTTTATTCAATAAATAATATAAAGAAAATACAACAGGTTGATATGTCAGGCAAGGTTAAAAGTAAAGCTTTTTTCAACACTGTAAGTAATAGCATAAGTAATGATAGATTTACCATGAACAATCCAGGATTAATTGCATTTTGGACAATCTGCAGTAGTTCTGTTTATTATTTGGCTGAAGAGGATACATATATTATTGCAGATGCTAAAGGAGAAAACCTTTTTATAAAACAAATAATAGCAGGTCACAAGGTAAACTTAGAAACAGTAATCAATTCTTTTGGAAATGATATAAAGAAGGTAACGCTTGGGTTTACACCTTATGATGCAACGGGATATACCATAGATGAATACCGCGAAGAGGATTGTACATTATTTATTTTAGGAAAAGATTTAGAAAACATAGAAAATAAAAAACTAATATTTCCAACTTTATCACATGCATAA
- a CDS encoding helix-turn-helix transcriptional regulator gives MQVNRLFEIIYILLDKNIVTAKELAEKFEVSQRTIYRDIEILSTAGIPVYMTKGKGGGISILPNFTLNKAVLTEEEKSEILSSIRAVNAVSFNASEPKKVLRKLNNILGENDTDWIEVDFSNWGNAGREKETFYNLKSAILSKKVVKFDYSSVKGENIDREVCPLKLYFKGQSWYMYGYCRMRNDYRFFKLRRIKNLHISEESFNIKAPKNIMGEDNIYNNECITLKMKISSKMAYRVYDEFEDFKKIDDGRFIVTGEYPKGEWLFGYIYSFGEECEVLEPQEIREEIKNRIKKMLFNYS, from the coding sequence ATGCAAGTAAATAGATTATTTGAAATTATATATATTCTTTTAGATAAGAATATTGTAACTGCAAAAGAATTAGCAGAAAAATTTGAGGTATCACAGAGGACTATTTATAGAGATATTGAAATACTGTCTACAGCTGGAATTCCAGTGTATATGACTAAAGGAAAAGGTGGAGGTATATCTATATTACCAAACTTTACATTAAATAAAGCTGTATTAACGGAAGAAGAAAAGTCAGAAATATTATCATCTATAAGAGCGGTTAATGCTGTAAGTTTTAATGCTTCAGAACCTAAAAAGGTTCTTAGAAAATTAAATAATATATTAGGTGAAAATGATACTGATTGGATAGAAGTTGATTTTTCAAATTGGGGAAATGCGGGAAGAGAAAAAGAAACTTTTTATAATCTTAAATCTGCAATATTAAGTAAAAAAGTAGTAAAGTTTGATTATAGTAGTGTTAAAGGTGAGAACATTGATAGGGAAGTATGTCCGCTAAAATTGTATTTTAAAGGTCAGAGTTGGTATATGTATGGATATTGTAGAATGCGAAATGATTATAGATTTTTTAAATTAAGAAGGATAAAGAATTTACATATTTCTGAAGAGAGTTTTAATATTAAAGCACCAAAAAATATAATGGGAGAAGATAATATTTATAATAATGAATGCATTACTTTAAAAATGAAAATTTCTTCTAAAATGGCATACAGAGTATATGATGAATTTGAAGATTTTAAGAAGATAGATGATGGAAGGTTTATTGTTACCGGTGAGTATCCCAAAGGAGAATGGCTTTTTGGATATATATATTCATTTGGAGAGGAATGTGAAGTTTTAGAGCCACAGGAAATAAGAGAAGAAATAAAAAACAGAATTAAAAAAATGCTTTTTAATTATTCTTAA
- the rlmH gene encoding 23S rRNA (pseudouridine(1915)-N(3))-methyltransferase RlmH, with product MNITLVTVGKLKEKYLKDAITEYSKRLTRYCKLNIIELQDEKTPENASLKEDNLIKEKEGEKILSAIKDNMYVVALDLNGKMITSEEFSSFIDNLGLRGSSNIAFIIGGSLGLSSEVLRRADYKLCFSKMTFPHQLFRVMLLEQIYRGFKISRGEPYHK from the coding sequence ATGAATATAACGTTAGTAACGGTTGGGAAACTTAAAGAGAAATATTTAAAAGATGCAATTACGGAATACTCAAAGCGTCTTACTAGGTACTGTAAGTTAAATATAATTGAGCTTCAGGATGAAAAAACGCCTGAAAATGCATCTTTAAAAGAGGATAATTTAATTAAGGAAAAAGAAGGAGAAAAAATACTTTCAGCAATTAAGGATAATATGTATGTTGTGGCTTTGGACTTGAACGGTAAGATGATTACTTCAGAGGAATTTTCAAGCTTTATAGATAATTTAGGACTTAGAGGTAGCAGTAATATTGCATTTATAATTGGTGGCTCTCTTGGGCTTTCAAGTGAAGTTTTGAGGAGAGCGGATTATAAACTTTGCTTTTCTAAGATGACATTTCCGCATCAGCTTTTCAGAGTTATGCTTTTGGAGCAGATTTATAGAGGGTTTAAGATTAGTAGGGGTGAACCGTATCATAAATAA
- a CDS encoding SPL family radical SAM protein, with protein sequence MHDVIAKSILSSNNGMNIYRGCTHGCIYCDSRSLCYGMNHIFEDIEVKANAPQLLENALSRKRKKCMIGTGAMSDPYIHIEEKLQNTRRCLEIIDKYGFGLSILTKSNRILRDLDLIKSINNKAKCVVQMTLTTYDEKLCRIIEPNVSTTKERFEVLKIMRDNKIPTVVWLSPILPYINDTEENIRGILDYCIEAKVKGIVVFGIGLTLRSGNREYYYKNLDKHFKGLKEKYIRQYGNSYEVGSKNHEKLMKIIKETCYRNNIICDVREVFNYMRAFEEKNNEVQIGFDI encoded by the coding sequence ATGCATGATGTGATAGCGAAAAGTATACTATCCAGTAATAATGGAATGAATATTTATAGAGGATGTACTCATGGATGTATATATTGTGACTCCAGAAGCCTTTGCTATGGAATGAATCATATTTTTGAAGACATAGAGGTTAAGGCTAATGCACCGCAACTATTAGAAAATGCACTTAGTAGAAAAAGAAAAAAATGTATGATTGGAACAGGTGCAATGAGTGATCCATATATTCACATAGAAGAAAAGCTTCAAAATACAAGAAGATGTTTAGAGATAATTGACAAGTATGGCTTTGGATTATCAATATTAACTAAATCGAATAGAATATTAAGAGATTTGGACCTCATAAAAAGCATAAACAATAAAGCAAAGTGTGTTGTTCAGATGACATTAACAACTTATGACGAGAAGTTATGCAGGATTATTGAGCCAAATGTTTCTACAACAAAAGAACGATTTGAAGTTTTAAAGATAATGAGGGATAATAAAATTCCTACGGTAGTTTGGCTAAGTCCTATTTTACCTTATATAAATGATACAGAGGAAAACATAAGAGGAATTTTAGATTATTGTATAGAAGCTAAAGTTAAAGGGATTGTAGTATTTGGTATTGGATTAACATTAAGAAGTGGAAATAGAGAATATTACTATAAGAACTTAGATAAGCATTTTAAAGGTTTAAAGGAAAAATACATAAGACAATATGGGAATAGTTATGAAGTAGGAAGTAAGAATCATGAAAAACTTATGAAAATTATTAAAGAAACCTGTTATAGAAATAATATTATTTGTGATGTAAGAGAAGTTTTTAATTATATGAGAGCTTTTGAGGAGAAGAATAATGAAGTTCAAATAGGTTTTGATATATAG
- a CDS encoding GyrI-like domain-containing protein codes for MEYEIVNLEEKIVVGVSAVTGNDDPNMGKIIGGLWEKLYQGGINETIKNKVNQYAIGLYSDYEDNKYLVTVGNEVCKAQNEGLTVKKIPAGKYAKFHIEGHMEKAVAEAWSEIWQMDLDRSYEADFEEYLNSDFNNAKVDIYISLK; via the coding sequence ATGGAATATGAAATTGTTAATTTAGAAGAAAAAATAGTAGTAGGAGTTAGTGCTGTTACAGGTAATGATGATCCTAATATGGGGAAAATCATTGGGGGACTTTGGGAAAAGTTATATCAAGGTGGAATTAATGAAACAATAAAAAATAAGGTAAATCAATATGCAATAGGACTTTATTCGGATTATGAAGATAATAAGTATTTAGTTACAGTAGGAAATGAGGTATGTAAAGCCCAAAATGAAGGACTTACAGTAAAGAAAATTCCTGCGGGTAAATATGCCAAGTTTCATATTGAAGGACATATGGAAAAAGCGGTTGCAGAAGCCTGGAGTGAAATTTGGCAAATGGATTTAGATAGAAGTTATGAAGCTGATTTTGAAGAATATTTAAATTCAGATTTTAATAATGCTAAGGTTGATATTTATATTTCATTAAAGTAA
- a CDS encoding UDP-N-acetylglucosamine 1-carboxyvinyltransferase has product MDKLVVNGGNPLFGNVEIGGAKNAAVAILPASIMASEGIGHIDNIPDIQDIQCLERIVTSLGCKVKRVNNSIDIDSTNLTSVEANTPDVRKMRASYYLVGALLGRFGRAKVDLPGGCPIGVRPIDQHIKGFEALGAKVKIDHGTIDVTADKLIGTNIYFDVVSVGATINLMLAAVFAEGTTVLENAAKEPHIVDVANFLNSMGANIKGAGTDVIRVSGVKKLKGCTYSVIPDQIEAATYMIAVAACGGEVTVKNVIPKHLESISAKLIEMGAEVDEGDDYVTVKSDKNLKGVNIKTLPYPGFPTDAQQPMSTLLSVAKGRSIINESIWESRFKHVDELKKMGANIKVEGRIAIIDGVGKLTGAKIKATDLRAGAAMIIAALIAEGKSEISCVEHIDRGYPHIENKFRKLGADIRREEI; this is encoded by the coding sequence ATGGACAAGTTAGTTGTTAATGGAGGTAATCCTCTTTTTGGTAATGTAGAAATTGGAGGGGCTAAAAATGCAGCAGTAGCAATACTTCCAGCCTCAATAATGGCAAGTGAAGGAATAGGACATATCGACAACATACCAGATATTCAAGATATTCAATGTCTTGAAAGAATAGTAACTAGTTTGGGATGCAAGGTAAAAAGAGTAAATAATTCTATTGATATAGATAGTACTAATCTTACAAGTGTAGAAGCAAATACGCCAGATGTTAGAAAAATGCGTGCTTCATATTATCTTGTAGGAGCACTTCTGGGGAGATTTGGAAGGGCTAAAGTGGATCTTCCAGGAGGATGTCCTATAGGGGTTAGACCTATAGATCAACATATTAAAGGTTTTGAAGCTCTTGGCGCAAAGGTAAAGATTGATCATGGAACTATAGATGTTACAGCAGATAAACTTATTGGAACTAATATTTATTTTGATGTGGTAAGTGTAGGCGCAACTATTAATTTAATGCTTGCAGCTGTATTTGCAGAGGGTACCACTGTACTTGAAAATGCGGCAAAAGAACCACATATAGTTGATGTTGCGAATTTCTTAAATAGCATGGGAGCAAATATAAAGGGAGCAGGTACTGATGTTATAAGAGTTTCAGGCGTTAAGAAGCTTAAGGGATGTACTTATAGTGTTATACCTGACCAAATTGAAGCTGCAACGTATATGATAGCAGTAGCAGCTTGCGGCGGCGAAGTAACAGTAAAAAATGTAATACCAAAACACCTTGAATCAATTTCAGCAAAACTTATAGAAATGGGAGCTGAAGTAGATGAAGGCGATGATTATGTTACTGTAAAATCAGACAAGAACCTTAAAGGAGTAAACATAAAAACACTTCCTTATCCGGGTTTTCCAACTGATGCACAGCAGCCTATGAGTACATTGCTTTCTGTTGCTAAAGGCAGAAGTATAATTAATGAGAGCATATGGGAAAGTAGATTTAAGCATGTTGATGAACTTAAGAAGATGGGTGCTAATATAAAGGTTGAAGGAAGAATTGCCATAATAGATGGCGTTGGAAAACTCACCGGAGCTAAAATAAAAGCTACAGATTTAAGAGCAGGAGCTGCAATGATAATAGCTGCTTTAATTGCTGAAGGAAAAAGTGAAATATCCTGTGTAGAGCATATTGATAGGGGATATCCTCACATAGAAAATAAGTTCAGAAAGCTTGGAGCAGATATTAGGAGAGAAGAAATATAA
- a CDS encoding SEC-C metal-binding domain-containing protein, with protein sequence MSLYKDWTDKVVDYVKHKGEAAFWKDYGEIEGNIYKKILAGHNNVIEGKIDSLAAEYGCDPVFFMGFLDGINESVKEPLDLEKLEVTSDIKLEIIFEKLYADMLEAKAAYLYDLPQWDGIFSKEKRKEIKKSWASSKTYVNKNKIGRNDPCPCGSGKKYKNCCGKR encoded by the coding sequence ATGAGTTTATATAAAGATTGGACAGATAAAGTTGTGGATTATGTAAAACATAAAGGAGAAGCAGCATTCTGGAAAGATTATGGTGAAATTGAAGGAAACATATACAAGAAAATTCTTGCAGGTCATAATAATGTAATCGAAGGAAAAATTGATTCATTAGCTGCTGAGTATGGATGCGATCCTGTATTCTTTATGGGATTTCTTGATGGAATAAATGAAAGCGTAAAGGAACCTTTAGACCTTGAAAAGTTAGAAGTAACTTCAGATATAAAATTAGAAATTATTTTTGAAAAATTGTATGCTGATATGCTTGAAGCTAAAGCTGCATATCTATATGATTTGCCTCAGTGGGATGGAATTTTCTCAAAAGAAAAGAGGAAAGAAATAAAAAAGAGCTGGGCTTCTTCAAAAACATATGTAAACAAGAATAAAATCGGAAGAAATGATCCATGTCCATGCGGAAGCGGAAAAAAGTACAAGAATTGCTGCGGAAAAAGATAA
- a CDS encoding GNAT family N-acetyltransferase, producing MGNDFINLTTENLDNEHLCCIIRSKKTHQGIEGKRQWLSDRLNEGHVFRKLNEKAAVFIEYAPLETAWVPITGDNYYYIYCLWVSGSYKGKGYGKSLMEYCLADAREKGKSGICMLGAKKQKHWLPDQSFAKKFGFKPVDTTDNGYELLAISFDGTAPKFTQNSKKEEIECKDLTIYYDMQCPYIYQNVEKIKQYCKMNNVPVSLIQVDALQKAKELPCVFNNYAVFYKGKFQTVNLLDVGSLKRILKK from the coding sequence ATGGGTAATGATTTTATTAACTTGACAACGGAAAATCTTGATAATGAACATTTATGCTGTATTATACGCAGTAAAAAAACACATCAAGGTATTGAAGGAAAGAGGCAATGGCTTTCTGACAGATTAAATGAAGGTCATGTTTTTAGAAAGTTAAATGAAAAGGCAGCAGTTTTTATTGAATATGCGCCTCTTGAAACAGCTTGGGTTCCTATAACTGGTGATAACTATTACTATATATATTGCTTATGGGTTTCCGGTAGTTATAAAGGAAAAGGCTACGGAAAATCACTGATGGAGTATTGTTTGGCAGATGCAAGAGAAAAGGGTAAATCAGGTATTTGCATGCTTGGAGCAAAGAAACAAAAACATTGGCTTCCTGATCAATCATTTGCAAAGAAGTTTGGTTTTAAGCCTGTTGATACTACAGATAATGGATATGAACTGCTTGCAATTTCTTTTGATGGAACAGCACCGAAGTTCACACAAAATTCTAAAAAGGAAGAAATTGAATGTAAGGATTTAACGATTTATTATGATATGCAATGCCCTTATATCTATCAAAACGTTGAGAAGATAAAACAGTATTGTAAAATGAATAATGTTCCTGTATCTTTAATTCAAGTGGATGCATTACAGAAAGCCAAAGAATTGCCTTGTGTTTTTAATAACTATGCTGTGTTTTATAAAGGAAAATTTCAGACAGTGAATTTATTAGATGTTGGAAGCTTAAAGAGAATACTCAAGAAATAA
- a CDS encoding DUF3231 family protein, with protein sequence MNLIGKGSKITMGILSGNPQDEPLHYGEVFALWSSLFAAKGALDGYQVYINHTGDKELKAFLKQVIQSSIKPAIKDLEQVLVQNDIQIPPTPAERPEADLEQIPIGARLQDAQIAYIVAADISAGVVACSQGMSQSIREDVGLLFGKLGAKKAKDGAALLQIMKDKGWLVPPPLHHDTKSSDKQQLCKMM encoded by the coding sequence ATGAATTTAATAGGGAAAGGAAGTAAAATTACTATGGGAATTTTAAGCGGAAATCCTCAAGATGAGCCTCTACACTATGGAGAAGTATTTGCTCTATGGAGTTCTTTATTCGCTGCAAAAGGTGCATTGGATGGGTATCAAGTTTATATCAATCACACTGGTGACAAAGAGTTAAAAGCATTTTTAAAACAAGTAATCCAATCATCGATTAAGCCAGCAATAAAAGATCTAGAACAAGTATTAGTACAAAATGATATCCAGATTCCACCTACACCAGCAGAACGACCTGAAGCAGATCTTGAACAAATTCCAATTGGTGCAAGATTGCAGGATGCACAAATAGCTTATATTGTAGCTGCTGATATATCAGCAGGTGTTGTAGCATGTAGTCAAGGAATGAGTCAATCAATACGTGAGGATGTTGGATTATTGTTTGGCAAACTTGGTGCAAAAAAAGCAAAAGATGGTGCGGCATTATTACAAATCATGAAAGATAAAGGTTGGCTAGTTCCACCACCACTTCATCATGATACAAAGAGCAGTGATAAACAACAACTTTGCAAAATGATGTAA
- a CDS encoding alpha-hydroxy-acid oxidizing protein, protein MIYSEVLEKARTCIGDYCKACYECNGRACKNKIPGPGAKGIGDVAIRNYDKWKEIRINMDTLVENKAVDTSTQLFNQKFKYPIFAGPVGAVNLHYGDKYDDKSYNDILVSSCAKNGILAFTGDGTNPEVMKAAAEAIKKENGLGIPTIKPWNYETILEKMKYVKESNAIAIAMDIDAAGLPFLKNMTPPAGSKSVKELKQIIAACDKPFIVKGIMTVQGALKAKQAGASAIVVSNHGGRVLDQCLSTAEVLKDIVNVVGHDMRIFVDGGIRSGADVFKALAMGADGVLIARPFVTALYGGEDEGVQVYIDKIGSELKETMAMCGAHSLNEIIRDMISIPW, encoded by the coding sequence ATGATATATAGTGAAGTATTAGAAAAAGCAAGAACATGTATAGGAGATTACTGTAAAGCTTGTTATGAATGTAATGGAAGAGCTTGTAAAAACAAAATTCCGGGGCCTGGTGCTAAAGGAATTGGTGATGTAGCAATAAGAAACTATGATAAATGGAAAGAAATAAGAATTAATATGGATACTTTAGTAGAAAATAAAGCGGTTGATACAAGTACTCAATTATTTAATCAAAAATTTAAATACCCTATTTTCGCTGGACCAGTAGGAGCAGTGAATCTTCATTATGGTGATAAATATGATGATAAGTCATATAATGATATTCTTGTTTCCTCTTGTGCAAAAAATGGTATACTAGCATTTACTGGTGATGGGACAAATCCAGAAGTGATGAAAGCAGCAGCCGAAGCGATTAAGAAAGAAAATGGTCTGGGTATTCCAACCATTAAACCTTGGAACTATGAAACTATTTTAGAAAAAATGAAATATGTCAAAGAATCAAATGCCATTGCTATAGCTATGGATATTGATGCAGCAGGGTTACCTTTTTTGAAAAATATGACACCTCCTGCGGGAAGTAAATCTGTAAAAGAATTAAAACAAATTATAGCAGCTTGTGATAAGCCATTTATTGTTAAGGGAATCATGACTGTTCAGGGAGCGTTAAAAGCTAAACAAGCTGGTGCAAGTGCCATTGTTGTTTCTAATCATGGGGGAAGAGTTTTAGATCAATGTTTATCAACGGCTGAAGTGTTAAAAGATATTGTTAATGTAGTAGGTCATGATATGAGAATCTTTGTTGATGGTGGTATCCGTAGTGGTGCAGATGTCTTTAAAGCACTTGCTATGGGAGCAGATGGTGTTTTAATTGCTAGGCCGTTTGTAACTGCTTTATATGGTGGAGAAGATGAAGGCGTTCAAGTATATATTGATAAAATTGGAAGTGAATTAAAAGAAACGATGGCGATGTGTGGAGCACATAGCCTAAATGAAATTATTCGTGATATGATTTCAATTCCATGGTAA
- a CDS encoding HD domain-containing protein, producing MIVSEIATKMIEYSKGNLHDINHFLKVYAYAKIIGECEKLDKNTQTVLEVAAIVHDIACPLCRKKYGNTNGKYQEKEGKILVAEFLKDTGYSEEFINHVIFLVGHHHTPNDITGLDYQILIEADYIVNADESNYSKGNINNAIEKIFKTATGIALLRSIYAPE from the coding sequence ATGATAGTTTCAGAAATTGCAACAAAGATGATTGAGTATTCTAAAGGAAATCTTCATGACATTAATCATTTTTTGAAGGTATATGCTTATGCTAAAATAATTGGTGAATGTGAAAAATTAGATAAAAATACACAAACTGTGTTGGAAGTAGCAGCAATTGTCCATGATATTGCATGCCCACTTTGCCGAAAAAAATATGGAAATACAAATGGCAAGTATCAAGAAAAAGAAGGCAAAATTTTAGTTGCTGAGTTTCTAAAGGATACTGGATATTCTGAAGAATTTATCAATCATGTTATTTTTTTGGTCGGTCATCACCACACTCCTAATGATATTACCGGATTAGACTATCAGATTTTGATTGAAGCAGATTATATTGTGAATGCTGATGAAAGCAATTATTCTAAAGGAAATATTAATAATGCAATAGAAAAAATTTTTAAGACAGCAACTGGTATTGCTTTATTAAGGTCTATTTATGCTCCTGAGTAA
- a CDS encoding MBL fold metallo-hydrolase, translating to MKFCSLYSGSSGNSIFVASNNSKILVDAGLSGKNIEKALKEIDENPREIDGIFVTHEHLDHIKGVGVLSRKYDIPIYANEPTWKAMIRNVGKIKDDNIKITTEEYIKIKDMDVLSYRIPHDAASPCGYKILSDNKSVCIATDLGYFSEEVKAAIKDSNLILLESNHDVEMLKFGPYPYNLKRRILSDVGHLSNEDCGKAIVDIAKESKKKIVLGHLSRTNNYPELAYKTVVNELIDNGIELDGDVSISMAKRSEPSNYVEF from the coding sequence ATGAAATTTTGTTCACTTTATAGTGGAAGCAGTGGTAATAGTATTTTTGTTGCTTCTAATAATTCAAAGATACTTGTTGATGCAGGACTTTCAGGCAAGAATATAGAAAAAGCGTTAAAGGAAATAGATGAAAATCCACGTGAAATAGATGGCATTTTTGTAACACATGAGCATTTAGATCACATAAAGGGTGTAGGTGTACTATCCAGAAAATACGATATACCTATATATGCCAATGAACCCACATGGAAAGCTATGATAAGAAATGTTGGCAAGATAAAAGACGATAATATAAAGATAACAACAGAAGAATACATAAAAATAAAAGACATGGATGTTTTAAGTTATAGAATACCGCATGATGCGGCATCGCCATGTGGATATAAAATTTTGAGTGATAACAAGTCGGTTTGTATTGCAACGGATTTAGGATATTTTTCAGAAGAAGTTAAAGCTGCTATAAAGGACTCTAATTTAATTCTTCTTGAAAGTAATCATGATGTAGAAATGCTTAAATTTGGTCCTTATCCATATAATTTAAAGAGAAGAATTTTAAGTGATGTTGGACATTTATCCAATGAAGATTGCGGTAAAGCTATTGTAGATATAGCAAAGGAGAGTAAGAAAAAAATTGTGCTCGGTCACTTAAGTAGAACAAATAATTATCCAGAACTTGCATATAAAACTGTTGTTAATGAATTAATTGACAATGGTATAGAATTAGACGGAGATGTTTCTATAAGCATGGCAAAGCGCAGCGAGCCAAGTAATTATGTGGAGTTTTAA
- a CDS encoding pentapeptide repeat-containing protein, which yields MARNQSVKGNFHYNNIEKKDKNFMYQNLQRSNCYNSNFSNSNFDYVSFRGAHFKSCGFFKCTFRWSEFVGTNLKGSSMSNAVFENTIFDSANLDGVNFKDAKFTNTIFLSTDIEKARNLDPKNPNIKIFHEMPQLEISAELAKAVENVMKNEYVKKARVLDTKDGTFNLLNLMILLDSFDEATLIKGLNIIAVKQDRAFHTLSYVIKLLKKYKVDGIL from the coding sequence ATGGCTAGGAATCAAAGTGTTAAGGGAAACTTTCATTACAATAATATAGAGAAAAAAGATAAGAACTTTATGTATCAAAATCTTCAGAGAAGCAATTGCTATAATAGCAACTTTTCAAACTCAAATTTTGATTATGTGAGTTTTAGGGGTGCGCATTTTAAGTCATGTGGTTTTTTTAAGTGTACTTTTAGATGGTCAGAATTCGTTGGCACAAATTTAAAAGGGAGCAGTATGAGCAATGCTGTATTTGAAAATACTATATTCGACTCCGCAAATTTAGATGGAGTTAATTTTAAAGATGCCAAATTTACAAATACTATATTCTTATCCACTGATATTGAGAAAGCTAGAAATTTAGATCCTAAAAATCCAAATATTAAAATTTTTCATGAAATGCCCCAGTTAGAAATTAGTGCAGAACTTGCAAAGGCTGTTGAAAACGTAATGAAAAATGAATATGTAAAAAAGGCAAGAGTTCTTGATACAAAGGATGGAACCTTCAACCTATTAAATTTAATGATCTTATTAGATAGTTTTGATGAAGCAACGTTAATCAAAGGTTTAAATATCATTGCAGTTAAACAAGATAGAGCTTTTCACACATTAAGTTATGTAATCAAACTACTTAAAAAATATAAGGTGGATGGAATTCTTTAA